ACGTCCATAGTGTATTCAACCATTATTTTCACTATCACACCGTTTTGTAAtacatttcttattttacaGATGgctgaaaaaatgaaaaagcagGGCATATTCAACCGCTCtgacgcagattgcagtgcaAAGTGGCGCAACCTTAAGCAGCGCTACCACAAGCTGACTTCCCCGTTGCAAAATAAGTCCTCCCAACGCCAAGCTGAATGGCCATTCATGGCAAAAATGGATgtgttattaaaaaataatcctGTCGTCACCCTTGAACACGTAGCAGAGGTTGTTGATGGCGAAGTACGAGAAGCCAAGGTATGTACTGTTTTGGTATGAAACTCTTTTGGTTATTCAACCGTTATTCATACGTTCTTTTTTAGGGTATAACACCGGCCGTCCAGAAAAGAAACTTTGAGGATTCCTGCCCTAAGTCGGACTGGAAGAAGCTGCTTTTAGATGCCGAAAGAAATAGAGGTGAATCTCTAAAGGCTCTAGTTGcaacccaaaaagaaaaacttgtcgTGTATGGCCGCCTGGCAACGGCCGTAGAAGGGCTGTTAAAGAACGCAGAAGAAAAGTAATGCGCTCTTTTTCCTATCCTTTTGATTTAAAGAAACTCAGAAGTGATCTCAGTTGAAGATGATCTCAGTTGTAATGTTTCAGTTGCTCACTGTAAGAAAAATTTCTGTATTTTcgtttaagaaaaataaatgcatttttttcaatgattCCTCGTGTCgagctgcaaaaaaaaaccatgaaAAGAGATTATTGAGTCATTGATGTATTTTCTTCAGAATTCCAGCATAGACGCTATTCGGTCACGTTTTGCTTTGCCATTCAACCTATTGTTGTTGTCTTCATAGAAGTGATCTTCGTTTTCATCAACTTCCGCGCCTTGCAAAAGCCCCTGGTCGATTCCATCTATTTCGATGACGAAGTTGTGGAGACAGCAAGCAGTTATGATAACGCTGGGAATGAGGTCCAGCCGTAGCATGTATAAAAATTTTAGTCTccgccatttattttttaataacgCAAATGCGCGTTCTATGCATGCCCGGTCACTATTCAAAGTGCGGTTGAACCTGCGACGCGTctaatcaaagtacataacaAAATTAAACGGTAGTGCAGGTACCAAACAATGGTAGAAGAACAGATATGAATACTTACTTCGGTTAACCTCGTTCTTGGGTATGATTTCATGAGGTAATCAGAAAGCGGATAAGCCTGATCTCCCAATATATGATAACCAGTTCCTGTAATTGAATGTAACGCTTAGTAGTAAAATAATGTAGTGCGATAATACTATAATACCCCCAAGTATTTGCGGTAGCTGTCGTCCTAATGCGCTATTCTCAAACACACGGGCATCGTGCATGGAACCCGGCCAGCCCGTACTAACACTGGTGAATTTAAGACTTTTCGTGCTAGTTGCTTGCAAAATAACTGCACAAAATTTCTTTCGGCATGTGTAAGCAGCGAAATGCTGCATTGGCTGATAGATTTTGATTAAAGTGCTGTCCACGACGGCTATGAATGACAGGCACAACAGATTTGAAACTTGGAGGCCcaatgaatgaaaacaaaacagcaaaTTAACTAACCAATTGTGTAGGGAAGCGAAAATTGCTCAACGACATCCACCAGTTGGTTACGTTGCGGCcatgtaataaaattagttgaATTAGCTTTAATAATCAGGCAATTGGTGAGAAATATAAAATGGGCATCACCTGTAGGACGTCAAATTTATTACATGCAGTTTCTTGCACAACTAAATTTGCCTTTTCTTACCTTTCATCATGCCAAATCTATCCCCAATTGCACGGAATGAATCTTGGTTTCCCAGTGTCCATATTGTTAAGTATAGTTTCACATCAGGTGGGACGTAAGCTACTTTTGTAGTCACCTCTGGAAATGTTTCAAATCGCCGTTTAAGTTCCTGAATGTGCATATCAGCAATTCTTAAATGCATCTAAAGATGTACATTAATTAATATTCGTAATACCTGAAATGCCGTTCGTGACATCCTAAAATGCTGTTTAAACAATTCGTCTGTGTACCGTTCGACGGTATATTGGATATAATTGGTAATCCCAACAAAACTTGTAGGTCCCAGACGATGGTTCTGTATTGCCAAAAACAACGCTAAACTAGGCGACAATTCATTCACGATCACTTCGatttcatcgtcttcttcgttCATCATTTCTAAAAACACACTAAGAATCGCTATTAGTTCCCTCATTGTTTTCCTAAATTTTCCCGTCTGCCCATACAAAAATAGGCAACGCTGTGTACCTAGAAACAGCAAGCAGACCGTCTAGTGGAAAATCAGTGTAATCAGAGCAATCAGACGAATCCTGATTCGTCTGATTCGCCACTTGACGCGCcccaggatactgtacatacaaatttaaaaCTATTGTTTATTTTCGTTGATATATAATGCACAACCAAGTACAGCTGACCTAACGTTTAGTTTAAAATCAAAACAGCGACGCAAAAATTACGAGGGGAGGGAAGGGTTTATCACGTGATGATTCTAGCCAATCAGGGAATGGTACATGCCCTAAGGCTGACGAAGGCCAGTTCAAGATGTATTGAACGTTCATCGGAGGCCAAGTTGAATACAGTCTACTAAATGAAATACCACAGTGTTGTATGgtcaaaaataatatttaatatttaatGATTTATTAATTACTTTACTTGCGACATGatgtttaataaaaatttttataaatcttataaaatatataaatacattTCATAGCTATTAACATTATTTACATCAATTAACATTACTTTATTATAAAGTATGTTAGTTGATAGTAGAGTAAATTGATTGTAAAGTAAATTCAAAACACAAGGAGAActaaactaaaataaaatgagTACAATCGAAAAGCAAAAATTGATGTcagaattaaataaaactcTATTGGAAAAAGTAATCGACttacaaaaaaacagtttcagataactgtacaaaaaaaattatacaagGTATTATTAACTCAATGTTTACGTAAaccaatttttgaaaaaattttactcGCTTTCAGGAAGATagcttaaaataaaaaaataatttgaggAATCAGAACTAAATAGGGTAGATAGGTTTAGTATacagtaaaaatatttaaaattaacTTAATCAATAATATGCAATAATAGAAACAAGTAGAActcatagaaaaagaaaacgagaaactGAAATTAAAACTTGAACAAAAGGAATCAGGTAATAAATATTTATAACTATTACATATTTCTAATaatatattatttacatttatatttaatttatatttacagaaataaaatacatgaaatcCGAACAATTAAAAACACATCTTGATGAAAACCAAAACATTGACAATCAAGAAGTGAACCATACATCAAGTATGAATATTGAGATGAATGATAATTCATCTGAGATAACTATTAAAAACTATGAATTACCGGTAATAAAACTTTGGATAAAATCTATCTTACCCGATCAaagttattttgtttttactttacttGTACTGAATTCAGAGACACAAATACAAATAGAACGGTAATATAAATAGAACGGTTCATCTGCATCTACTG
This sequence is a window from Daphnia magna isolate NIES linkage group LG7, ASM2063170v1.1, whole genome shotgun sequence. Protein-coding genes within it:
- the LOC123474562 gene encoding protein ANTAGONIST OF LIKE HETEROCHROMATIN PROTEIN 1-like → MMNEEDDEIEVIVNELSPSLALFLAIQNHRLGPTSFVGITNYIQYTVERYTDELFKQHFRMSRTAFQELKRRFETFPEVTTKVAYVPPDVKLYLTIWTLGNQDSFRAIGDRFGMMKGDAHFIFLTNCLIIKANSTNFITWPQRNQLVDVVEQFSLPYTIAVVDSTLIKIYQPMQHFAAYTCRKKFCAVILQATSTKSLKFTSVSTGWPGSMHDARVFENSALGRQLPQILGGTGYHILGDQAYPLSDYLMKSYPRTRLTETRRRFNRTLNSDRACIERAFALLKNKWRRLKFLYMLRLDLIPSVIITACCLHNFVIEIDGIDQGLLQGAEVDENEDHFYEDNNNRLNGKAKRDRIASMLEF